The following are from one region of the Leptospira terpstrae serovar Hualin str. LT 11-33 = ATCC 700639 genome:
- a CDS encoding OmpA family protein yields MPYSFLSPFFQTIRFVFQTKETLFYKIQFGCGIYPLYGKSLFVGGYANYAYYVLWIGLFLNTLFSPLSLHSQTRNTEVSLVVAPIQGPINTEFQEFGPTMTPDAKTLYFYSKRSSRGYTEIFKSERKIDGTWDFPEEVDVLNSPFDDQSPFITRDGKMLLLSSNRDGSVEVMLPDGKVGISRDLYVSNWNGNSWSKPVALPNAINTEEIEENPHLLGDTLLFTRYPFGKPNLAKVYFSQFKDNVWSNPKPLPSPINDNYATIAAAFNDDGRILFFSSNRPGGFGGFDLYMAKIDGDTFKDIENLGAAINSTDDEAYIVFQQVKKTFLFCRRVEGRSFDLFTASVPKQENIVQKKLEETKKISLDSVYFERASSVLKPESSAPLDAIVDYMHENSTKKMKIIGHTDLTGTFEDNMVLSKERANSVKQYLVSKGVDPNRISTDGKGPTQPMVEGTDEASSKKNRRTEFVLIDP; encoded by the coding sequence ATGCCCTATTCCTTTTTATCTCCTTTCTTCCAAACAATCCGATTTGTTTTCCAAACGAAAGAAACGCTATTCTATAAAATACAATTTGGCTGTGGAATTTATCCGTTATACGGAAAATCACTCTTCGTGGGAGGTTATGCGAATTACGCTTATTACGTACTTTGGATTGGCCTATTTTTAAATACCCTTTTTTCCCCACTTTCCCTTCATAGCCAAACAAGAAATACAGAGGTTAGTTTAGTCGTTGCTCCCATCCAAGGACCTATCAATACAGAGTTTCAAGAATTTGGTCCTACGATGACTCCTGATGCTAAAACATTGTATTTTTATTCCAAACGATCCAGTCGTGGTTACACTGAGATTTTTAAATCAGAACGAAAAATAGATGGCACCTGGGATTTTCCAGAAGAAGTCGATGTTTTAAATTCACCTTTTGATGATCAAAGTCCATTTATTACAAGAGATGGAAAAATGCTATTATTGTCTTCAAACAGAGATGGTTCCGTAGAAGTTATGTTACCAGATGGAAAGGTGGGTATTTCTAGAGATTTGTATGTTTCCAATTGGAATGGAAATTCATGGAGCAAACCAGTTGCCTTGCCAAATGCAATCAATACAGAAGAAATAGAAGAAAATCCTCATCTACTGGGCGACACTTTACTTTTTACCAGATACCCTTTTGGTAAACCAAATTTAGCAAAAGTTTACTTTAGCCAATTTAAAGACAATGTTTGGTCCAATCCTAAACCATTACCTTCACCAATTAATGATAATTATGCGACTATTGCGGCAGCATTCAATGACGATGGTAGAATTCTTTTTTTCTCATCCAATAGACCCGGAGGGTTTGGTGGTTTTGATTTGTATATGGCCAAAATTGATGGTGATACATTTAAAGACATTGAGAACCTTGGTGCAGCTATCAATTCAACAGATGATGAAGCATATATAGTTTTCCAACAGGTAAAAAAAACATTTCTCTTTTGTCGAAGAGTAGAAGGTAGATCCTTTGATTTGTTTACAGCATCTGTTCCCAAACAAGAGAACATAGTGCAAAAGAAACTCGAAGAAACGAAAAAAATCTCTTTGGATTCGGTATACTTTGAACGTGCTTCTTCAGTCTTAAAACCTGAATCGTCAGCTCCTTTAGATGCGATTGTTGACTACATGCATGAAAATTCTACGAAAAAAATGAAAATTATTGGTCATACAGATTTAACGGGAACCTTTGAAGATAATATGGTTCTTTCAAAAGAGCGAGCAAATTCCGTAAAACAATATTTAGTCTCTAAAGGTGTGGATCCAAACCGAATATCAACTGATGGGAAGGGTCCGACGCAGCCGATGGTGGAAGGGACGGATGAGGCATCCTCTAAAAAAAATCGAAGAACAGAATTTGTACTAATTGATCCTTAA
- a CDS encoding substrate-binding periplasmic protein, with amino-acid sequence MLPLLRIHFFGLVSFSVFFFSVSLSGESSQVLEKIKKTKTLTVSVNEFYDPFYIENPNPNFPGLDVELAQEYAKFLDVDLKIIPLRTFDQHARMLEKGDTQIAMAGISSSINRFRDVYFTDPYLISTPAALVNRTALPPEREGQIVTVQLFRNLNDLTNITGISYSVLANSSNHLFLRDAFPKAQIFSYFTNEAALNELKKNNVNAFVADSFYIQALLQKDSSLRANYLPILGVVQEDHISMATARRDVEFLYNLNFFIKELKRTGKIQILINKYFKSNQWVKKE; translated from the coding sequence ATGTTGCCTCTTCTCAGGATCCATTTTTTTGGGTTAGTTTCCTTTTCTGTATTTTTCTTTTCAGTTTCTCTTTCTGGAGAATCAAGCCAGGTATTAGAGAAGATTAAAAAAACAAAAACTCTCACAGTTTCAGTAAATGAATTTTATGATCCTTTTTATATTGAAAATCCAAATCCAAACTTTCCCGGACTGGATGTTGAGTTAGCACAAGAGTATGCAAAATTTCTCGATGTAGATTTAAAAATCATTCCACTTCGTACTTTTGATCAACATGCAAGGATGTTAGAGAAAGGTGATACACAAATTGCTATGGCTGGAATTTCCTCTTCCATCAATCGGTTTAGAGATGTTTATTTCACAGACCCATATCTGATTTCTACGCCGGCAGCTTTAGTTAATCGGACTGCACTCCCACCAGAACGGGAAGGACAAATTGTGACCGTGCAGTTGTTTCGTAATTTAAATGACCTAACAAACATTACGGGAATTTCTTATTCTGTGCTCGCAAACAGTTCTAACCATCTTTTTTTAAGAGATGCTTTTCCTAAAGCTCAGATTTTTTCTTATTTTACGAACGAAGCTGCTCTAAATGAATTAAAGAAAAATAATGTAAATGCATTCGTTGCAGATTCATTTTATATCCAAGCTCTTTTACAAAAAGATTCTTCCTTAAGAGCTAACTATTTACCAATTTTGGGTGTCGTGCAAGAAGATCATATTAGCATGGCTACTGCCAGACGAGATGTTGAATTTTTATATAACTTAAATTTTTTCATTAAAGAACTGAAACGTACAGGCAAAATTCAAATTTTAATTAATAAGTATTTTAAATCCAATCAATGGGTGAAAAAAGAATAA
- the recR gene encoding recombination mediator RecR produces MEGFPLSDPQFQKLIQSFSSLPGIGKKSATRIGFHILRMDPSTFRAWLSNIEEAKAKLRFCDECGGLTEDPVCSICLSDRRDNGILCVVEQPEDIFFIENTKEYVGKYHVLNGAISPLDGIGPDQLRIRQLIERLEDTGVKEVLIATNPTLEGDATASYLSTVIKPMEIKITRIAHGITIGGTLEYSDQYTLGKAIKSRLTL; encoded by the coding sequence ATGGAGGGTTTCCCCCTGTCTGACCCACAATTTCAAAAACTAATCCAATCCTTTTCTAGTCTTCCCGGAATTGGAAAAAAAAGTGCCACAAGAATTGGATTTCATATTTTACGTATGGATCCTTCTACATTCAGAGCATGGCTATCTAATATCGAAGAAGCTAAAGCAAAACTACGGTTTTGTGATGAATGTGGAGGTCTCACAGAAGATCCTGTATGTTCCATCTGTTTGTCTGATAGAAGAGATAACGGAATTCTTTGTGTGGTAGAACAACCGGAAGACATTTTCTTTATAGAAAATACAAAAGAATATGTTGGCAAATACCATGTACTGAATGGTGCTATCTCTCCACTAGATGGAATTGGTCCTGATCAATTGCGAATTCGCCAGTTGATCGAACGACTAGAAGATACGGGGGTAAAAGAAGTGCTCATTGCAACCAATCCCACACTTGAAGGAGATGCCACGGCTTCTTATCTTTCTACAGTAATCAAACCAATGGAAATTAAAATTACAAGAATTGCCCACGGGATTACGATTGGAGGAACCTTAGAATATTCTGACCAATACACTCTGGGAAAAGCCATCAAATCTAGACTTACTTTGTAA
- a CDS encoding YbaB/EbfC family nucleoid-associated protein has translation MGIFDQMKQMREAFSQIGNIKEKQEELSKRLAQIRVSASAGAGMVEVTASADGTLANIIINPIMFNAEDKKMLEDLILSATNEVQRKAKETMAHEMKNVLGFNPSDFEGVFNQLQKDGGFPPV, from the coding sequence ATGGGAATTTTTGATCAAATGAAACAAATGCGAGAAGCTTTCTCGCAGATCGGAAACATCAAAGAAAAACAAGAAGAGCTTTCAAAGCGACTGGCTCAAATTCGCGTTTCTGCCTCTGCGGGAGCAGGTATGGTGGAAGTGACAGCTTCCGCTGATGGAACACTTGCAAATATAATTATTAATCCGATCATGTTCAATGCAGAAGACAAAAAAATGTTGGAAGATCTGATTCTTTCCGCAACGAATGAAGTGCAAAGAAAAGCCAAAGAAACGATGGCTCATGAGATGAAAAATGTCCTCGGCTTCAACCCAAGTGATTTTGAAGGTGTTTTCAACCAACTCCAAAAGGATGGAGGGTTTCCCCCTGTCTGA
- the dnaX gene encoding DNA polymerase III subunit gamma/tau → MSENHQVLFRKYRPQFFRDVIYQDLAVGSLQNAFKSKKIGHAYIFIGPRGVGKTTIARILAKRLNCERPDGVEPCNECTSCLEITKGNSNDVFEIDAASNSGVDNIRELRENVKFNAMGGKYRVYILDEVHMLSGAAFNALLKTLEEPPAHVVFILATTEYHKIPETILSRCQDFHFRKVPVTVLQNYIETLCEKEGLKYDSEGLFWIAKKGDGSVRDTLSFMEQAVIFTDGNLTGAKLRKMIGYHGIDTFTDFLNQLLDSSQSAQIFETLENLFQAGIDLSKFVWDFIEFLNSLLLIKDNLADRESINIPQEDLQKLKQNYRELDREVLVLLAERIFSIHEKLNLMKLRSSYEMKVYLEIQFRKLILDREKPSVSGLLAKISELTKLVQGDISHIPENVDLTKKQTPPVATTSQQKTEPTQSLAEKPKQNIDFDTKPNPPKQELPSTQKQATANPAASEDMEKLLKEKFSGMEVDPKQFKNL, encoded by the coding sequence ATGAGCGAAAACCACCAAGTACTCTTTAGAAAATATAGACCCCAATTTTTTCGCGATGTGATTTACCAAGACCTCGCAGTTGGGTCTTTACAAAATGCCTTTAAGTCTAAAAAAATCGGACATGCCTATATCTTCATTGGACCACGTGGAGTTGGAAAAACTACCATAGCAAGAATTCTCGCCAAACGACTGAATTGCGAGAGACCAGATGGAGTAGAACCATGTAATGAATGCACTTCCTGTTTAGAAATCACAAAAGGAAATTCAAATGATGTATTTGAAATTGATGCTGCCTCTAATAGTGGTGTGGATAATATACGTGAACTACGTGAAAATGTAAAATTCAATGCCATGGGTGGTAAGTACCGAGTTTATATTTTGGACGAGGTGCATATGTTAAGTGGGGCTGCTTTCAATGCCCTACTGAAAACTTTGGAAGAACCACCGGCGCATGTTGTATTTATTTTAGCTACGACCGAATATCATAAAATTCCAGAAACCATTTTGTCTCGTTGCCAAGACTTTCATTTTCGAAAAGTCCCAGTAACCGTTTTACAAAACTATATCGAAACACTATGCGAAAAAGAAGGGTTAAAATACGATTCGGAAGGTTTATTCTGGATCGCAAAAAAAGGCGATGGTTCTGTTCGAGACACACTTTCCTTTATGGAACAAGCGGTGATCTTTACTGACGGCAATCTAACTGGTGCTAAACTCAGAAAAATGATTGGGTATCATGGAATTGATACTTTTACCGATTTTTTAAACCAACTTCTCGACTCTTCCCAAAGTGCCCAAATTTTTGAAACTCTTGAAAATCTTTTTCAAGCAGGAATTGACCTGAGTAAATTTGTTTGGGACTTTATTGAATTTCTAAATTCCCTTCTTCTCATCAAAGACAACCTAGCAGATAGGGAATCAATTAACATTCCACAAGAAGACTTACAAAAGCTAAAACAAAACTACCGTGAATTAGATCGCGAAGTTTTAGTTTTACTTGCTGAAAGAATATTTTCAATTCATGAAAAGTTGAATTTAATGAAACTTCGTAGCTCTTACGAAATGAAAGTTTATTTAGAAATTCAATTTCGTAAATTGATCTTAGATCGTGAAAAACCAAGTGTTTCCGGTTTGCTCGCAAAAATTTCCGAGCTCACCAAACTAGTTCAAGGTGATATTTCTCATATTCCGGAAAACGTAGACCTGACAAAAAAGCAAACACCGCCTGTAGCCACAACAAGTCAACAAAAGACAGAACCTACGCAATCGCTGGCAGAAAAACCAAAACAAAATATAGATTTCGATACGAAACCGAATCCTCCAAAACAAGAACTACCTTCAACGCAAAAACAAGCGACAGCAAATCCAGCAGCTTCTGAAGATATGGAAAAACTTTTAAAAGAAAAGTTTTCAGGAATGGAAGTAGATCCCAAACAATTTAAGAATTTATAA
- a CDS encoding nucleoside deaminase, giving the protein MEAFDSFLERYAEAVSHHPNEIPSYSEIITRDGLLLSSAFNSVEQTLNPTKHSEFLAIEDALSKTEGRYLTDAILITALEPCLLCAGAILRVKIPEVVYFVPAKPGEGISSYTTESIYLLNHFPKCTLIPRSHIKFEFLSFFKEKR; this is encoded by the coding sequence GTGGAAGCATTCGACTCGTTTTTAGAGCGATACGCAGAAGCAGTTTCCCACCATCCAAACGAAATTCCCTCCTATTCTGAGATCATTACAAGAGATGGACTTCTTCTCTCTTCCGCCTTCAATTCCGTTGAACAAACATTAAATCCTACAAAACATAGCGAATTCTTAGCCATAGAAGATGCGCTTTCGAAAACCGAAGGTCGTTACCTGACAGATGCTATTTTAATCACTGCATTGGAACCTTGTCTCCTCTGTGCAGGTGCCATCTTAAGAGTAAAAATTCCTGAAGTAGTTTATTTTGTTCCAGCAAAACCTGGGGAAGGAATTTCTTCCTACACAACAGAATCCATTTATTTACTGAATCACTTTCCCAAGTGTACCCTCATTCCGAGATCCCACATAAAATTTGAATTTCTTAGTTTTTTCAAAGAGAAAAGGTAG
- a CDS encoding class I SAM-dependent RNA methyltransferase — protein sequence MEKLRIKLEKWVNGGFCLAHHEGHAVFVEGGLPGELVDISLYKTGNKEWFGSVSEVIEPSESRIPSDCSVFMECGGCSYRHISYQDEVEIKTTLLEGMFPKWKGKIQVVKGPENEYRNNVQWQSNGREIGYFSKNSHRIVKESNSVCKTVDKRLLWDMVPAGLQKSVAKNKVIQLRLSSKSVVNYERDQTEITIFNTKLKVPERGFFQINRFLLEPWLEKIKSLLPDSANILELFCGCGTIGISIREKIESLYGMESHEKSIRYAKENAKTNSALQFEYEVSDLYQKHLPKHVSTIPIWIVNPPRAGLTEGIIESASMFSPKQIIYSSCNPSTLKRDITRLEAIGYRLTYMGLFDFFPRTQHYEVLVSLKK from the coding sequence ATGGAAAAGTTGCGTATAAAATTAGAAAAGTGGGTCAATGGTGGTTTCTGTTTAGCTCACCATGAGGGGCATGCCGTCTTTGTTGAGGGTGGACTACCCGGCGAATTGGTAGACATAAGTCTTTATAAAACTGGAAACAAAGAATGGTTCGGATCTGTTTCCGAAGTCATTGAACCATCGGAAAGTAGAATCCCCTCTGATTGTTCTGTATTTATGGAGTGCGGCGGTTGTAGTTATCGGCACATCTCCTATCAAGATGAGGTGGAAATCAAAACCACACTTCTAGAAGGAATGTTTCCTAAATGGAAAGGGAAAATCCAAGTGGTGAAAGGGCCAGAAAACGAGTACAGAAATAATGTACAATGGCAATCGAATGGTAGAGAAATCGGTTATTTCTCAAAAAATTCCCATCGTATAGTAAAAGAATCAAATTCAGTCTGTAAAACAGTCGATAAACGTTTGTTATGGGATATGGTTCCCGCTGGTCTCCAGAAATCGGTTGCAAAAAACAAAGTGATCCAACTTCGTTTGTCTTCCAAATCTGTTGTAAATTATGAAAGAGACCAAACAGAAATCACTATTTTTAATACTAAGTTAAAAGTTCCCGAACGCGGTTTTTTTCAAATAAATCGGTTTCTATTAGAACCTTGGCTTGAAAAAATTAAATCTCTGTTACCAGACTCTGCCAATATTTTGGAACTCTTTTGTGGTTGTGGTACCATTGGAATTTCGATACGAGAAAAAATTGAATCGTTGTATGGAATGGAATCTCACGAAAAAAGTATTCGCTATGCAAAGGAAAATGCAAAGACGAACAGTGCATTGCAGTTTGAATATGAAGTAAGCGATTTATACCAAAAACACCTTCCGAAACATGTTTCTACGATTCCTATATGGATTGTCAATCCACCAAGAGCTGGGTTAACGGAAGGAATTATCGAATCTGCTTCTATGTTTTCACCAAAACAAATTATTTACTCTAGTTGTAATCCAAGTACACTCAAACGAGATATTACAAGATTAGAAGCCATAGGATATAGACTGACATATATGGGTTTATTTGATTTTTTTCCAAGAACCCAACATTATGAAGTATTGGTGAGTTTGAAAAAGTAA
- a CDS encoding YgaP family membrane protein translates to MFQNMGLYDRIIRVVVGLVLGGLYLGGVVEGTTAIVLFAIGLVMIATSAIGFCPAYLPFKFTTKEK, encoded by the coding sequence ATGTTTCAAAATATGGGTCTTTATGACAGAATCATTCGAGTTGTCGTTGGTTTGGTATTAGGTGGATTGTATTTGGGTGGAGTCGTAGAAGGAACAACAGCAATAGTACTTTTTGCTATTGGACTTGTTATGATTGCAACTTCAGCAATTGGATTTTGCCCAGCATACCTTCCTTTTAAATTTACAACTAAAGAAAAATAA
- a CDS encoding alpha/beta fold hydrolase: MHHSEIRNSSTVFTTLETGSGEPVLFLHGFPDNHKTFAPIMEQIGKKSFHCIAPVMRGYEPSTISHAHKLHVVDLVDDILGWMEDRRWDSVHLVGHNWGAVIAFAAGMYYPNRIKSITSLGVPLLRTYQDSFFWAPQQTIHSWYVVLFQIPFLAELTIRSNGFALVDFLWKDWSPGFTPNQDHLAEIKANFQNPGILSSALAYYRNLNDLFTESGRESILGILDSQITVPTQILYGLNDGCFHKNLFEHLIDETDFPRGFRKIGFDHAGHFLHWEKREEVTKLILEWLQKNK; encoded by the coding sequence ATGCATCATTCGGAAATTAGAAATTCATCCACTGTATTTACCACTTTAGAAACTGGATCAGGGGAACCTGTTCTTTTCCTCCATGGTTTTCCAGATAACCATAAAACTTTTGCTCCCATTATGGAACAAATTGGTAAAAAGAGTTTTCATTGTATTGCTCCTGTTATGCGAGGATATGAACCTTCTACTATTTCCCATGCTCATAAGCTTCACGTAGTAGATTTAGTCGATGATATCCTTGGTTGGATGGAAGATCGCAGATGGGATTCTGTGCATTTGGTGGGTCATAATTGGGGAGCTGTAATAGCTTTTGCTGCAGGAATGTACTACCCAAACCGAATCAAATCAATCACGAGCCTCGGCGTACCTCTACTTCGAACATACCAAGATTCCTTCTTTTGGGCTCCGCAACAAACTATCCATTCCTGGTATGTTGTTTTGTTTCAAATTCCCTTCTTGGCTGAACTGACCATTCGTTCCAATGGTTTTGCACTTGTTGATTTTTTATGGAAAGATTGGTCGCCAGGATTTACTCCAAATCAAGACCATCTAGCTGAGATTAAAGCGAACTTTCAAAATCCCGGAATTCTCTCTTCTGCTCTTGCTTATTATCGAAATTTAAATGATTTATTCACAGAATCAGGTAGGGAAAGTATATTAGGAATTTTAGATTCTCAAATTACAGTTCCCACTCAAATTCTTTATGGACTAAATGATGGTTGTTTCCATAAAAATCTTTTTGAGCACCTAATCGATGAAACGGACTTCCCTCGTGGATTTCGTAAAATTGGTTTCGACCATGCAGGTCACTTTCTTCATTGGGAGAAAAGAGAAGAAGTTACAAAGTTGATTTTAGAATGGTTACAAAAAAATAAATAA
- a CDS encoding alpha/beta hydrolase family esterase, protein MNWISFLRRFYLTLLMVSFSFFCKSLPSIVPVKEHKFESISSDGILRTFRYYIPKQIKENRLPVVFILHGGGGSGEGMIYLTRMSEKAEEYGFIAVYPDGYANRWNDGRKIPHSLTDKRNTKDVDFFRDMLNHLDTQIPIDYSRIHAVGISNGGFMTQRLLCEAPDLFSSGYSVAAVTSRGLKEICNPPPHKSIGFIMGTSDDVVPYLGGTVAIPADPNNDTKRIAAGDVLSYLESLEFWSSSFSCKEETKSKKRHINKFWKRDIQYTQFTDCHSDQKVEGYLIPGGGHIWPNGFYYQNEKQYGYLSKDLDTREIVLQFFRTTYKKEKLVNNASFGN, encoded by the coding sequence ATGAATTGGATTTCATTCCTTAGAAGATTTTATCTGACACTCCTTATGGTTTCTTTTTCCTTTTTTTGTAAATCCCTGCCTTCCATTGTTCCCGTTAAAGAACATAAATTTGAATCTATTTCCTCGGATGGAATTTTAAGAACCTTCCGATATTACATTCCAAAACAAATCAAAGAAAACCGACTGCCTGTAGTTTTTATTTTGCATGGGGGTGGTGGGAGTGGGGAAGGAATGATTTACCTCACACGTATGTCCGAAAAGGCCGAAGAATATGGGTTCATTGCCGTTTACCCTGATGGTTATGCAAATCGTTGGAACGATGGAAGAAAAATCCCTCATTCCTTAACAGATAAACGTAATACTAAAGATGTGGATTTTTTCCGTGATATGCTAAATCATTTAGATACACAAATTCCAATTGATTATAGCCGAATTCATGCCGTTGGAATTTCTAATGGTGGTTTCATGACGCAGCGTTTGTTATGCGAAGCTCCAGATTTATTTAGTTCTGGATATTCTGTTGCCGCTGTTACTTCCAGAGGTCTAAAAGAAATTTGTAATCCACCGCCACATAAATCCATTGGATTCATTATGGGAACCTCAGATGATGTAGTACCTTATTTAGGGGGAACAGTAGCAATCCCAGCAGATCCCAACAACGATACCAAACGTATTGCTGCAGGAGATGTGCTCTCCTATTTAGAATCATTAGAATTTTGGAGTTCTAGTTTTTCCTGCAAAGAAGAGACAAAATCGAAAAAACGTCATATAAACAAATTTTGGAAACGTGACATACAATACACGCAGTTTACCGATTGTCATTCGGACCAAAAGGTGGAAGGGTATTTGATACCAGGAGGAGGTCATATTTGGCCTAATGGCTTTTATTACCAAAACGAAAAACAATACGGGTATTTAAGTAAGGACTTGGATACAAGGGAAATTGTGTTACAATTTTTTAGAACTACTTATAAAAAAGAAAAGTTGGTAAACAATGCATCATTCGGAAATTAG
- a CDS encoding WbuC family cupin fold metalloprotein, which translates to MQEIQLIDSNLIESLVKKAQNTERKRTNHNFHEQSEVYQRFLNVLSKDTYIPPHRHLSDPKPETFVVLNGEIGFLIFEESGEIKEAHKLSASGPKRGIDLKPGVWHSLVCLSENAVCFEGKSGPYDPTIDKEFHPKYPLEGNPKVPETIKSFESLFV; encoded by the coding sequence TTGCAGGAAATACAGCTCATTGATTCAAACTTAATCGAATCTCTCGTCAAAAAAGCACAAAACACCGAAAGAAAACGTACTAATCACAACTTCCACGAACAATCGGAAGTATACCAAAGATTTTTAAACGTTCTTTCAAAAGATACCTACATTCCACCTCACAGACATTTGTCGGATCCTAAACCAGAAACCTTCGTGGTTTTGAATGGCGAAATTGGGTTTTTAATCTTCGAAGAAAGTGGCGAAATTAAAGAAGCTCATAAACTTTCAGCAAGTGGTCCCAAACGAGGAATCGACCTAAAACCCGGTGTTTGGCATAGCTTAGTTTGTTTGTCTGAGAATGCAGTTTGTTTTGAAGGAAAGTCCGGTCCCTATGATCCAACGATTGATAAAGAGTTTCATCCTAAATATCCTCTAGAAGGGAATCCAAAGGTTCCCGAAACAATTAAATCATTTGAATCTTTGTTTGTATGA
- a CDS encoding (2Fe-2S)-binding protein has protein sequence MIKCHCAEVFFESILNVVKESNRPILEVAREMGAADTCTACVPDMLAFIEQELEGQLAGNTAH, from the coding sequence ATGATCAAGTGTCACTGTGCAGAAGTTTTCTTTGAATCTATCTTAAATGTTGTCAAAGAATCCAATCGACCTATACTAGAAGTTGCCCGCGAGATGGGAGCTGCTGATACATGTACGGCTTGTGTTCCGGATATGTTAGCCTTCATCGAGCAGGAATTGGAAGGTCAACTTGCAGGAAATACAGCTCATTGA
- a CDS encoding glycosyltransferase family 4 protein, which yields MIENSGIGIRIQHILKFWPIPPEEAHLYIFGDPVVLKKYDIPKEARIIEYKTNIYSPKEFLGHPQMANMDILDIPHFNIPFPYIRKCIVTIHDLIPYHFKAAHSSFVKRMYMHIVFRWIKWFALKIIAVSEFTKQDLVNHFGFSEKKITVVYNGIDLKNFSKKNPNEVSNFIKKNKLPKSYLFTVGIGKTHKNFPFLLSNLEELWDKKKLSLPLVVGGLSKEIPKDFLEFQKKYPDKIYFLSHIPYAELPLAYQAAKLFLFPSLFEGFGFPVLEAQSVGTPVFSSNASVLPEVLDASYEPFDPKDSQSFQTKLLSLLKDQKRSQTLAKLGIKNAARFTWLSAIQKLKQVYQPLISQHF from the coding sequence ATGATCGAAAATTCGGGGATTGGGATTCGTATCCAACATATTTTAAAATTTTGGCCTATCCCTCCGGAGGAAGCTCATTTATATATCTTCGGCGATCCGGTAGTTCTAAAAAAATACGACATTCCCAAAGAAGCAAGAATCATAGAATACAAAACCAATATTTATTCACCCAAAGAATTTTTAGGCCACCCTCAAATGGCAAATATGGATATTTTGGATATACCTCATTTTAATATACCTTTTCCATACATTCGAAAGTGCATTGTTACCATCCATGATCTAATTCCTTACCATTTTAAGGCGGCTCATAGTTCGTTCGTCAAACGAATGTATATGCATATCGTGTTTCGATGGATCAAATGGTTTGCACTCAAAATTATTGCTGTTTCTGAATTCACCAAACAAGACTTAGTCAATCATTTTGGTTTTTCTGAAAAAAAGATCACTGTGGTGTATAACGGAATCGATTTAAAAAACTTTTCCAAAAAAAATCCAAACGAAGTTTCTAATTTTATTAAAAAAAATAAATTACCGAAATCTTATTTATTTACAGTTGGAATCGGAAAAACACATAAAAATTTCCCGTTTTTGTTATCTAATTTAGAAGAGTTATGGGATAAGAAAAAACTTTCATTGCCTTTGGTTGTTGGTGGTTTGAGTAAAGAAATTCCAAAAGATTTTCTAGAATTTCAAAAGAAGTATCCAGATAAAATTTATTTTTTATCTCACATTCCTTACGCTGAACTTCCCCTCGCTTACCAAGCAGCAAAACTTTTTCTCTTTCCCTCTCTCTTTGAAGGATTTGGATTTCCAGTTTTAGAAGCCCAAAGTGTAGGAACTCCTGTTTTCTCCTCCAATGCCAGTGTGCTACCTGAAGTTTTAGATGCCAGCTACGAACCCTTCGACCCAAAAGATTCTCAATCATTTCAGACTAAATTGCTTTCTTTGCTAAAGGACCAAAAGAGAAGCCAAACTTTGGCGAAATTAGGAATCAAAAATGCGGCCCGATTTACTTGGCTTTCAGCCATTCAAAAATTAAAGCAAGTCTACCAACCTTTGATATCACAACATTTTTAG